In the genome of Campylobacter avium LMG 24591, the window ATAACGCTTGAGCCAACCGCTGGGTCGTAGCCTAATTTTTTAAGCGTAAGAGGTACTACCGAGCCTATAAAGCCAGCCAAGCCTAAATTTATAAGCATGGACAGTGCTATTACAAGACCTAGCATTGTGATATTAAACCAAAAATAAGCAACAAGTCCCATAACACAAGCAAAAAAGGCACCGTTAAACAAAGAAATTCGTAGTTCCCTAAAGATAATATGCTTTGCATTAGAAAATTTGATATCTCCTAAGGATATTTTTCTAACAGTAACTGTGAGTGCCTGAGAGCCTGTGTTTCCTCCCATTGAAGCAACTATAGGCATGAGTATTGCAAGGGCTACTAATTGTTCGATTTCTCCTGAAAATAAAGATATGATATTTGCTGAAATCAAAGATGTAAAAAGATTTATAAATAGCCAAAAACCTCTAGCCTGCGTAGCCTTACTTACTGTTTCTTCCTCTGCTTCATCTGAAACGCCTGCTAGGTTGTAAATTTGCTCTGTGGCTTGTTCTTGCAAATAATCATGTATATCATCATAAGTTATGCGACCCATCAAATTTTTGTTTTTATCAACCACGGCTACAACGCTTAAATCATAGCTTTTAACTAAATTTACAACGCTATGTATATCATCGTTATCATAAACAAAATTTTTTATTAATTTATCGCTATTATCTTTCATAATATCTTTGAAAGTGGTGTCAAAATTCCACAGCAAAGCCTCTCCAAAAGGCAAGCAGTATTGCAAAACCCCCTTTTCATCGGTGACAAAAAACTGCTGCACCTGATCTAATTCCCCGCTTTGCTTAAGTTTTTTGTATCTTTGCACAGCCTCTTGCAAGCTCTCATTTAAAAAAGCTTGCAAAAACTCTGTTTGCATGTAAGCCCCAGCCGAGTTTTGCTCATAAGTTTTAAGTAAGGATATGTCTTTTTTGTGTTCTTTTTCTATGCTATTTAAGATGAGTTTGGCTTTGCTTTCGTCAAGGTGTTCTAAATTTTGTATCAAATCGGTAGCATCATCGCTTTCAAGCTCTTCGATAGCCTTTGCCACAGCTGAGGTACTAAAACAGTTAAGCAAGTCATTTAGCATATAATCAGGCATTAAAACAGCTGTGTTGGCTAGGTTGTTTATGGTTAGTGCTTTTAATGTGTTTTCGTAGAATTCTTCATCAAGTTCTTTTACGAGCTTTAAGGCCTCTATCAACTCATCTGCATTGCAGTCTTTAACAGAGGCTTCTTTTAAAAAGCTTTTTGCACTATCAAGCGCTTCAGACATCAAAGCTCCACATAGTTTTCAAAAGGCAAGGATTCTTTTTTAGGAACTGTGTTTTTATTTTTTATAAATTCTTGCAATCTTTCTTGATACAAGACAATCGTATTTTCAAATTCCTTTTTCTTGTCGCCTTTTAGTTCTGACCTTGAAATTTTAACTACAGATAAAGGATTTATCGCTCTGTTATTTAGATATAAACCAAAGTGTAGATGAGGTCCTGTGCTAACTCCGGTTGAGCCAACATAAGCTATAGTTTGTCCTTGCTTTACCTTTTGGCCTCTTTTTATGGCAGCAAATCTACTAAGATGTGCATAAAGCGTGCTGTAACCTTGTCCGTGATTTACTTGAACTGTTTTGCCGTATCCGCCCTTAGTTCCTACAAAGCTTACAACCCCGCTTCCTGCACTTCTAACGGGAGTTCCTGTCGGTGCTGCAAAATCAACTCCTAAGTGAGCACGGTATTTTCTAAGCACCGGATGATATCTAGACCTTGTAAAATAAGAGCTTATCCTGGTGTATTTAACAGGCTGGGTTAGCAAAAAGGATTCTAATTCTTTACCATTAGCATCATAATAGGTATCGTTAAAGAAAAACACGCTATTAGGCTTTTTATTGACTTCGACAGTAACCATTTTAACCACTATATCACCAAATCTTTGTCCCAGCCTTTCCTTTCTTTCGTAAAGTATGCTTACCTTGTCTCCCTTTTGCATAGCTGTAAAATCTATACTTCCTCTAAAAGCGTTTCTCATGGCTCTAGCAAGTGGGGTGCTACCGCTTATAGTTTCAACATCTTGATATGCAGAACGTTCTATTTCTATAGAAAGCACCCTTTCTTCCACTTCGTAAGCAACAGGGGTAAAGCTTAGGGTGAATTTATCGTTTATGTCTTTATATATGTGAATTTGCAAATCAGAGCCGTTTATTGGGATTAAAATTTGCTCTATCTCGTTTTTTTCATTATCCCATAAAATTTGATACTTTTCACCCTCTTTGATTTCTGAGGCAAGCTCTCTATCTTGCGGGTCTAAATCCCAATACAAAGACAAGGGCAAGGAATTATGCTCTAAAAAACTTAGGAAAAATTCATTCTTTGCCCACTCCCTTTCCTCCATAACAGAAAGCGAAAATAACGGTAAATATAAACAAAAAAACAATGCAATTTTTTTCATAATGATGATTAATCCTTTTGTGAAGCTAGAAAAAAGCCTATTTTACTTTAAATTTCTTACAAAAATGTAATAATTTTAGATTATAATTTGGAAAAATTTGCAAAATCAAAGGAGTTTATTTGTATTTTAAAGCCTCTTTTTATTTTTTATTTTTTTTCTTGTTAAATTTATACGCCATTGCTCCTGTGGATACAAAGATTTTTAAGATTGAAAACAATGAGTTTTATATACAAAACAACAATATACAAACAAAAATTGGCGCAAGTGCTGTTGTCATACAAAATATAGCAGGTATTGAAACTGCCATAGCTAGAGTAAGTGTTAATGATATACAAGATGAGTTTATAAAGCTCAAGCTAGAAGAATACGACATTATCAAGCAAGAAGCCTTGCCAAGACCAGATACAAAGATACAAGTTGGGGACACGGTTCGTTTGAATTTCTTGTATGATAGGGCTATGCTAATCGCACCAAATGAACAAAGCTACAACGAAGTGGAAGCTAGATTTAGTCAAATTTATTTCTTACACCCTGATATTTTGGGTGCTTATATGATAAGAGAATATAAGCTAAGTCCTAAAAAAGAGGATTTTGAGCTTATGTGCTCTAATAATGCTTTGGGTCTTATAGTGTTTGCACTTGAAAAGTCGGTTGTTTTTGTGGATTGTTGGAGCTTTTCTATACTTTATGAAAACGAATTTAACTTTTCATCAACTGAGGTGCAAACCCCGTTTTACTCAAGGATTGATGGTTATCAAAAGGTTATATTTAATTTTTTTGAAAGCAGGGTGAAAGATTATTATGCTTATTATAAAAAGCTTATAGGATACAAAGATGAAAGCTGAATTTAAGTCGTATTTTACGAAACTTTTGGGTGATGATGCCAAATTTGATGAGGTTCATAAAAGAGCTTATAGTTATGATGCCACTAGAAAGCATTTTTTGCCAGATGGGGTACTTTTTCCTAAAAATGAGAAAGAAATAAGTGAAATTTTAAAATTTTGCAATGAAAATAAGATAATAGTCGTGCCAAGAGGGGCTGGTTCTGGCTTTACGGGCGGAAGTTTGAGTGTAAATGGTGGGGTAGTTTTAGCCCTTGAAAAACACATGAATAAAATTTTAGAAATAGACCTTGAAAATTTAGTGGCAGTAGTGCAGCCAGCACTGATAAATTCGAAACTACAAGAAGAGCTTAAAAAACACGGACTTTTTTACCCACCTGATCCTGCTAGTATGGATTTTTCAAGCATAGGCGGAAATGTAAGCGAAAACGCAGGTGGTATGAGAGCGGCAAAATATGGCATAACAAAGGACTATGTTTTAGCACTTCGAGCAGTTTTGCCAAACGGAGATATAATAAGAGCTGGAAAAAGAACGATAAAAGATGTAGCAGGATACAATCTAGCAGGAATTTTAATAGCTAGTGAGGGAACCTTAGCAGTCATCACTGAAATTTGTTTAAAACTTATGCCCTTGCCAAAGCTTAAAAAAACTGCTCTTGGGATTTTTAAAAGTGTGGATGAGGCTATGAAAGCTGTTTATACCTCTTTAGCAAAGGGTGTTAGACCTGTATCTATGGAATTTTTAGACAATCTTAGCATAAGAGCGGTTGAGAGCAAATTTCAAAAAGGTCTGCCTGTTGAGGCTGGCGCTATACTTATAGCCGATGTTGATGGCAATGTAGAACAAAGCTTGGATGATGATTTAAAAATGCTTGAGGCTTGTTTTAAGGAAGCTGGGGCTAGTGAATTTAAGATAGCAAAGGATGAAAAAGAAGCTGCTGATATATGGTTTGCTAGAAGAAACTGCTCTCAAAGTATAACTGTGTATGGGAATTTGAAATTAAATGAAGATGTAACCGTGCCAAGATCTAAGCTACCTGCCTTGCTTAGCGGCATAAATGAAATCTCTAAAAAATACGGCTTTAAAATTCCTTGTTTTGGGCATACCGGAGATGGAAATGTGCATGTAAATGTTATGGTTGAGGATAAAAACGACGAAGAGCAAGTAAAAAAAGGGCACGAGGCTATCACTGAAATTTTCAAACTAGCCATAAAGCTTGATGGCACACTAAGCGGAGAGCACGGCATAGGGGTGAGCAAGGCTCCTTTTATGAAACTAGCCTTTAGCGAGGCTGAGATGAACATTATGCGTGCGATTAAAAATGCCTTTGATCCAAATAATATCTTAAATCCAAACAAAATGGGACTTTAATGCTAAGAAAAACCATAGGATTTTTAGCACTTTTCAAAGATAAGGAAGTGATGAATCATAGTGCTGCACTTAGTTTTCACACTGTTTTGTCTTTGATACCTATACTGTTTGTATGTTTTTCTGTTTTTACTCAAATTCCTAGTTTTGATGTGTATTATGATAGGATTAAAAATTTAATTTTTACTTTTTTGATACCAACACAACAAGAGCTTATCTCAAGCTATCTTGATACCTTTTTAAAAAATAGCGTAAATATAGGTATAATAGGACTTGTGGCCATGGCTTTTACATCTTTGGCCTTTTTTTCAAGCTATGATTACACTATAAACCGTATCACAAAAAGCGAGCCTAGAGGGCTTTGGCATAGCATTAGTGCTTATTGGACGCTATTAACCTTAGTTCCTTTGGGGCTCGGACTTTCTTTTTACATTTCTGCTTACATACAAAAAACACTTGATGATTTTAAAATAGGCCTGAATTTCTTTGAGATACTGCCATTTATCATCATTTGGGCTTTGTTTTTTATATCTTTTTCAAGTTCTTTGCAAAAAGGGAATTTAAAATACCTTTTAATCACATCTTTGGTAAGTGCTACTGTGTGGTATATAGGTAAGAATTTATTTGTGTATTATGTAGTGTATAACAAGGCTTATACTAATATTTATGGCTCTTTTTCTGTGCTTTTATTTTTCTTTATATGGATTTATATATCGTGGATTATTTATCTTTTTGGCTTTAAGACTTATCATTATTTTAGCTTATATGTAGAGCAAAATAAAGGGAATAACATTGGCAAGAACAACAAAAAAAGCCAAATAAGCAAAACGCATGCTAAGCAAAGATAAGCATACATAGCTTATAAAAATATAAAAATTAATGCTGATGTTTTTTGCATAAAATTTGATAGAGAAAAAGTCAAGTAAAAGGTCGTCTAAAATATATCCAAAATTTAAGATATGTAAGCACAACACCAAAGGATAAAATACCACAAATAGTACAGATAAAGGTATGCAAAGAAGCTGTTGCAAGCTAATTAATGGGAAAAAATACAAAACAGGCACAATCATAGCAAAAAAGGTCCATAAATTTAACAAGACTACATTTGTGAAATTGCTAAAGAATTTAGAAAAATGATTCATGTATAAAAAGATAAAAAAGACGCCAAAGATTGAGAAAAAGAAGCCAACGCTAAATAAAAGTTGCGGAAACAAGGCTATACATATGAGGATAGAGAAAAATAATGTGGAGTAATTTAACAGCCTTATATTTTTTAAAAGCAGGTAAAAGGCAAACAAGGCCATCACCAAAGACCTTATAAAAGATGGCACGAAGCCTATTAAATAAGCGTAGCAAAACAAAAATATAAAAATCAGTACCGATATATCAAGCCTTAAATTTCTGTAAGGAAAATATCTTTTTTGCAAAAAGCTATAAAAAGGATAAAGTATGAAAAACAAAAAAGAAAATATAAGCCCTATGTGATAGCCACTGATAGCTATTAAATGTGCTATACCGTAGTAATTTACATCTGTTCTAAGCTCCAAAGACACTGGCAGGGCAAAAAATAAGGCTCCGTAAAATTCTTTTATCTTTTCATCTTTGTGTTGCTTTAAAAAATAAGTTATGATAGGATTTTGTTTATATGTGTTAGTACTTGTGTTTAAATCATAGCTTGGCATGTAAAAATTTTTTGATAAAAAATCCTTAAAATTTACAGAACTGTTGATAACTCTTAAATTTAAAAGCTCATATCTGCTGATATTATTATCTTTTTTGCTTGTTGTGTAGAAGTTGAAATTCTTGTATTGTAATTTCAAAACACCGTAAGTTCTGCCCTTTTCGTTTGTTTTATTATAACTTTGTAAAACTAGGGCATTTTCTAATAATTTATGCTTATTTTCCTTAAAATCTATAAAGCAAAGATACTCATAAAGTAGATTAAACGCAAAAACAAAAAGACAAAAAGCTGTTAGCGTAAAGAATTCTTTATGTTTTTGCGAAAATTTCATTTAGGTTTTTTTGAAAATTTTGACAAATAAAACCACAATAAGATTAGTAAGATTAGCAAAAATATAGGCACAAGATACGAATACTCAGAAAAAGCATCCACTACATAAGATATAGAAGCACCAAAGGCAAAGCCAAGGTATCCAAGCCCTACAGCCCAGATTACAGTAGCTAGAAGATTTAAGATAAAAAATTTCATAAAATCATATTTCGCAAAGCCTGCTGCAAGTGGTATGAAGGTCTTAAGTCCATAGATGAATTTTTGAAGCAAGATAAGGCTTACTCCGTGCTTTTTTATCTTAAGCTGGGCTAGGGCTATTTTGCGTCTGTGTTTTTTAAAATAAGGCATTATGTCTTTTTTGCCATATCTACCCAGCAAGAAAAGCACGGTTGAACCCAAGGTGTTTGCAAAAAAAGCTAAAAAAATACAAAGTGCTAAAGAAAAATGCCCAGAAGCACTCAAAAGCCCAGCCGCTAAAATTCCTACCATTCCACCGCCTAAGGAGTAGATGAAAAGTATGGCATAACCCCAGCTAAGCAGGGTGTCAATCATCTCTTGCATGGCTTACCTTGCGTAATCCACAGCTCTAAGCTCTCTTATGACATTTACCTTTATTTCGCCAGGATACTGCACTTTTTCTTGAATTTCATCTGCAATTTCTTTGGCCAAAAGTACCGATTCATCGTCATTTACAAGCTCTGCATTAACTATTACTCTTATTTCTCTGCCAGCATTTATCGCATAGGCATTCTTAATACCTTGTTTTGATTTTGCTATATCCTCAAGTTCGCTTACTCTTTTTAAGAAAGCTTCTAAAACCTCGCGTCTAGCACCCGGTCTTGCAGCACTTAAGGTATCAGCCGCACATACAGCCGCACTTTCTATGCTGGTTGCCTCCTCGTGTCCGTGGTGCGCGTAAATGGCATTTATAACCACATCGTGTTCTTTGTATCTTTTGCAAAGTTCAGCTCCTAAATCCACATGAGAGCCTTCAAAATCATGTGTTAAGGCTTTTCCTATATCGTGTAAAATTCCAGCTCTTCTTGCTAAATTCTCATCGCCCCCACACTCAGCTGCTATAATTCCAGCTAGATGTGCTACTTCTAATGAGTGTGCTAAGGCGTTTTGTCCGTAGGATGCACGGTATTTTAATTTACCTATTAATTTAACTATTTCAGGGTGCATTTTAGAAATGTTTAAATCCATGAGTATGGTTTGCCCTTCCTCAAGTATACTGTCTTCAAATTCTTTGCATACCTTTTCGTAAATTTCTTCTATTCTAGCTGGTTGTATGCGGCCATCTTCTACCAAAAGTTCTATAACCTTAGTTGCTATTGCTCTTCTGTAAAGGTTAAAGCAGCTAATTATTATAGCTCCTGGAGTGTCGTCTATGATGATATCAACGCCAAGTAGCATTTCAAGGGTTTTTACATTTCTTCCTTCCTTGCCTATGATGCGTCCTTTAAGCTCGTCATTTTTTATATTTATAACATTTATAAGTCTTTCGGCTGCAAATTCACCGGCAAAACGCGAGGTAGCTTGCGCTATGATGTAGTTTGCCTTTCTCTTGGCTTCGCTCTTGGCTTCCTCCTCATATTTTCTTACTATGTGCGAAATTTCATCTCTTGATTTTTCCTCGACCTTTTTAAGTATGATTTCCCTTGCCTCATTTTGCGTAAGTCCTGATGAGTGCTCTAAAACTCTTATAAGCTCGTCTAGCTTTGTGTTATAGCTATCCTTTAATCTCAAATTTTCATTGTAGAGATTTACAGCCTTGCTTTTACTTTTATCAAGCTCTTCTTTGCTTTTTTCGATTTCGCTTTCATAAGCTTTGATTTTTTGCTCTTTTTTGCTCAATTCCTCTATTTTTTGGTTGTATTCTTTTTGAACCTTGTGGCTTTTATCCTCGTATTTTTTCTTAATTTCAAGCTCGGCATTTAAGATATGATTTTTCGCATCTTTTAAAACAAGTTCGGCCTCGTGTTCTATGGCTTTTGCTCTTGCTTTGGCTTGTTCTACAAAGATGTTGTATTTGGCTTCATCTATCTTTTTAGCAACTAAATATCCTATCCCCACGCCTATGATAACGGCTATAAATATGTAAAATATTATTAACATTTGAAAACTCTTTCTTAAAATATTTTTTGTAAGGATTTATGAAGTAATCAGCTCTTACATCGTGTTTTTGAGTCAAATTTTCATTATAAAACAAATCAAGGCCTTGTATGAAAACTACAAGCGGTTTATAAGTTAAATTTGAAAAAAACATATCGTAAAAACCTTTCCCATGGCCTATCCGCTTTAAATTTTTATCAACCGCTATCACAGGAACAACGGCTAAATCCAGCTTTAAATTCAAATCAGACTTAAATGGCTCTAAAATCCCAAACCTTTTTTTATACAAAGGCAACCGTAATTTTACAATTTTTAAGCTTTTATCTTGCATAAATGGAACAAAAAGATTGCAAGTTTTGCTTAAATTTTTTCTAAAACGAAACAAATTTATCTCGTAATCCAAAGGTATGTATATCAAGACATTTTTTGCTTTCTTTTCTTTTATGATATGTTTTATTTCTTTAAAGACGGAAAAATCCCTTTTAAAAGCCCTTGTGCTGTGCTTTTTTAAAAGAGTTTTGCAAGTTTTTCTAATTTCATCTTTTGACAACATATCCTTAACCTTTTTCATATATAATCCAGATTTTATCAAAATAAATTTGGAGTTTGATATCATGACTTTATTAAAATTTAGCTCTTATTTTATCTTATTTTTTGCCGTATTTTTTATAAGTGCTTGCGATAAAACACAAGATGAGGATAAAAATGCCTCAGCTTCCTTAAGATCTAATGAGAGCATAAAATTTGACTTAAAATTAGACAATAACAAAAGCATTGCCATTAAGGCAAGTAATAATCTTTTGGAATTTGATAGCGAGCAAAAGGCCACTATGTTTTTCTTTATGAGTACTTGGTGCACTCCTTGTTTGGTTCAGCTTCCGCATTTAAATGCCCTGCAAGAAAAATACAGAGACGGCTTTAATGTCATAGGCGTGATTATAGATGATAGTGCAAATTTAGATATTGGGGATTTTAGACTTGCAAATAAGCTAAATTTCCCTTTAGCATTTGGGGATAATAATTTTTTACTTACAAAAGGAGTTGGCGGAATAAATGCTATCCCAACAATAATATTATATAAAAGCGATGGAATTTTTGCTAAAAAATATATAGGTATCATCCCTCAAGAAATGCTAGATATAGACATACAAAAGGCTATAATGTAATGATTTCTTATCTTAAAAAAACCATAGCGTCCTTATCTAAGGTTAAGCAAAATCAGCATCTTACTAAGGATTTGCTAGAGGAAATGCTTTTAGAAGCTGATGTGAGTTATGATGTTGTGGAGGAAATTTTATACTATCTTCCACCTAGTGATAAGGTAAATAAGGAGGATTTAAGAAGGGTTATGTCCTCGTATTTTATGTACGATAAGAAGGATATAAAAGAGGCAAAACCATTTGTAGAGCTTATTTTAGGAGTTAATGGAGCTGGCAAGACAACCACTGTTGCTAAGCTAGCAAATTTATATAAAAAAGAGAATTTTAAAGTGCTTTTGGGAGCTTGTGATACATTTAGAGCCGGGGCAACAAAGCAGCTAAAACTTTGGGCGGATAAATTAAACATAGATATAGTTGCAAATGAGCAGTCAAATGACCCCTCAGCCATAGCTTATGATAGCATACAAAAAGCACTTAGCAAGTCTTATGATAGGGTTTTGCTTGATACTGCTGGAAGATTGCAAAATCAAAAAAATCTCAATCAAGAACTCGAAAAGATAATAAGAGTATCAAACAAAGCCCTAGAGGGTGCGCCGCATAGGAAAATTTTAATCTTAGATGGCACTCAAGGAAATACAGCCTTAGAACAGGCAAGGGTTTTTAATGAGCTTGTGAGCCTTGATGGCTTGATTATCACCAAGCTTGATGGCACGGCAAAGGGAGGCGTGCTGCTTAGCATAGCAAGAGAGCTTGAGTTAAATATCCTCTATATAGGGCTTGGAGAAGCTAAAGATGACATAGTTAGCTTTGATTATAATGCTTATGTGAATTCCTTAGTCGATGGAATTTATGGTGAATAAAATTTTAGCAAAAAATTTATCCAGCCTTCACAGCCAAAGTCTTAAAGAGGCTTTAACGCAGGTTAAAAACACTAGATATAAGATTATTGTGAACGGGGGGGGGTTAGAAAATTCAAACATCCTTGATGTTCACACAAACGAGCTAATTTTTAAAGACAGTGCCACCTTTTACAAAGAAAAGCTTAAATTTTATGAAAAATACGAGCTTTATAAGGTTTTGTATTTTTATGGTTTTGCAAATGCTTATCTTTACATTTTACTTTTAAAAAATCCAAATTTAAAGCATGTAGTAATTTTTGATGATGATTTAGAGCTTTTAAGCTGTGTGTTAAGCGAGTATGATTATTCTAAGTATTTTAAAGAAAACAAACTCATACTTTTAAGCAAAAATGATGAAAATATAATGCGTTCTTTGTTTGTCTCTAAAGGCATTTTTGATAGCTTAAGAGTGTATTTTTTAGATATTTGCAGCGATTTTTATCTAAGATATGAGAGTGAAATTTTAGCCTTGCAAAATAAAATTTCAAGCCTTATAAAAGAAACTGTTATTTCCAAAGGCAACTCAGCCGCAGATACCTTAGTAGGCATGCGAAACACAGTTGATAATATACAAGATATGGTTTCAAACTCAAGCCTAAAAGAGCTTATAAGCCTAAGAAGAAAGGCTTCAAAGACGGCTATCATAGTATCTACCGGACCTTCCTTACACAAACAGCTTCCTTTGTTAAAAGCTTACGAGCAAAGGGCTAGTATTTTTTGTGCGGATTCTGCGTATTCTATCTTAGCAAAGCATGATGTTAAACCAGATTATGTATTGATGTGTGAAAGAACAGATGTGACGGCTAAATTATTTGAGCAAAATTTCCCTCAAATTGATAAAGATATAATCTTTGTCTTAACGTCCGTAGTATCTCCGCTTGCTGTTAAGTACTTAAAAGAAAGTGCTAGAAAATTCATCATAGTAAGCTATGAAGCAGCCTTTATAAAGTCCTTAAAACTTCAGGATTTTGGCTACTTAAACATAGGCTCATCCGTTGCTCATAATGCCCTAGAATTAGCGTATCAGCTAGAACATCAAAATATCATCTTTATAGGACAGGATTTAGCTTATGATAGTAAAGGTGCTTCGCATAGCAAGGATTATATTTACACTGAATTTTTTGAATCAAA includes:
- the ftsY gene encoding signal recognition particle-docking protein FtsY, whose product is MISYLKKTIASLSKVKQNQHLTKDLLEEMLLEADVSYDVVEEILYYLPPSDKVNKEDLRRVMSSYFMYDKKDIKEAKPFVELILGVNGAGKTTTVAKLANLYKKENFKVLLGACDTFRAGATKQLKLWADKLNIDIVANEQSNDPSAIAYDSIQKALSKSYDRVLLDTAGRLQNQKNLNQELEKIIRVSNKALEGAPHRKILILDGTQGNTALEQARVFNELVSLDGLIITKLDGTAKGGVLLSIARELELNILYIGLGEAKDDIVSFDYNAYVNSLVDGIYGE
- a CDS encoding motility associated factor glycosyltransferase family protein produces the protein MNKILAKNLSSLHSQSLKEALTQVKNTRYKIIVNGGGLENSNILDVHTNELIFKDSATFYKEKLKFYEKYELYKVLYFYGFANAYLYILLLKNPNLKHVVIFDDDLELLSCVLSEYDYSKYFKENKLILLSKNDENIMRSLFVSKGIFDSLRVYFLDICSDFYLRYESEILALQNKISSLIKETVISKGNSAADTLVGMRNTVDNIQDMVSNSSLKELISLRRKASKTAIIVSTGPSLHKQLPLLKAYEQRASIFCADSAYSILAKHDVKPDYVLMCERTDVTAKLFEQNFPQIDKDIIFVLTSVVSPLAVKYLKESARKFIIVSYEAAFIKSLKLQDFGYLNIGSSVAHNALELAYQLEHQNIIFIGQDLAYDSKGASHSKDYIYTEFFESNDLQGEEELVAYGGVGTVKSHKIWKFFKGVLEKMCLNIQNNKNKQVRLINATQGGARINYTQELSFKDCETLLDEVLKKPFKDLEPRKNAPKLLEKIYKEMQKLNLICKQGIKNLENTMLKAIELFNGDKDDLLKSREIVSFLLAFMDEFSEFLDKNPALLNVLTSDLSNFRLSFTKIFVCKTYSNSEEVQKNLQLINLITEAMKSFIIDLKLLDSLLEKYLEKS